A single window of Gossypium arboreum isolate Shixiya-1 chromosome 13, ASM2569848v2, whole genome shotgun sequence DNA harbors:
- the LOC108452152 gene encoding uncharacterized protein LOC108452152 yields the protein MARYYRDSYMDYLSLPPLHLCFFISILFFVLGFSWYLNYESVLEDFMNQLKFFLMLAPIVLLLLLHCFSGRVPSLIPEPEKDSLHRAGGSPWGVALVLVLLLYMISYQSYFHERWFPFGV from the coding sequence ATGGCTAGATACTATAGAGATTCCTACATGGACTACTTATCCTTACCCCCACTCCATCTCTGTTTCTTCATCTCCATCCTCTTCTTCGTCCTCGGTTTTTCCTGGTACCTAAACTACGAATCCGTGCTCGAAGATTTCATGAACCAACTCAAGTTCTTCCTCATGCTAGCTCCTATAGTGCTCCTCCTCTTGCTCCACTGCTTTTCGGGGCGTGTGCCGTCGTTGATACCAGAACCGGAGAAGGATTCGCTTCATAGGGCGGGAGGGTCTCCGTGGGGGGTGGCGTTAGTGCTTGTTTTGCTTCTTTATATGATTTCATATCAGTCTTATTTCCATGAACGTTGGTTTCCATTTGGGGtataa
- the LOC108451837 gene encoding dirigent protein 22-like gives MAKLSKNTLAAHSIFTIFIVSALAENGSSFARSMDKKVLGMKKEKLSHFRLYWHDIVGGKNATAVPVVFPSRNSTTAFGMISVIDDPLTMGPELSSKMVGRAQGFYSAASQQEIGLLMAMNFAFMEGKYNGSTITILGRNTVFSKVREMPVIGGSGLFRFARGYVEARTHRFDPATGDAVVQYDCYVLHY, from the coding sequence ATGGCTAAACTTTCTAAAAACACCCTAGCTGCCCACTCCATCTTCACCATTTTCATCGTTTCAGCTTTAGCTGAAAACGGCAGTAGCTTCGCGAGATCCATGGACAAGAAGGTGTTGGGGATGAAGAAGGAAAAGCTCAGCCACTTTAGGCTATACTGGCACGACATTGTTGGCGGGAAAAACGCGACGGCGGTTCCGGTGGTTTTCCCATCGAGGAATTCAACGACGGCGTTCGGTATGATCAGTGTAATAGACGATCCTTTAACGATGGGACCTGAATTAAGTTCGAAAATGGTGGGAAGAGCACAAGGGTTTTACTCGGCGGCGTCACAACAAGAAATAGGATTGTTGATGGCGATGAATTTTGCTTTTATGGAAGGGAAATATAATGGGAGTACGATAACGATATTGGGGAGGAACACGGTGTTTTCAAAGGTGAGGGAAATGCCGGTGATCGGCGGTAGTGGACTATTTAGGTTTGCTAGAGGGTATGTTGAAGCTAGAACGCATCGTTTTGATCCTGCTACTGGTGATGCTGTGGTTCAGTATGATTGTTATGTTTTGCATTACTGA
- the LOC108450129 gene encoding uncharacterized protein LOC108450129 has translation MLLSLVQSSFLSPSTPPCKFHSNLNPLKPSFLLPKSLSHKKSLYLSPKYATAIRASMIEAPVLWAGRLCIYYALLKSGLAGSQANPLVSGLEENGDSVGESGDLGFSKWLDNIRGKPDKEAADKRKLVSKWHPTTKGTLKRNYRVPSKSEGRRLLKAVASLLSDDDHFTDATSHKGCQIRRESAHGESVCCNNVRALFDELPTPHLTVEITPFPAGPLTEIDYIKAEKLERVLRSGPSV, from the exons ATGTTACTCTCTCTTGTTCAAAGCAGCTTCCTTTCACCTTCAACACCCCCCTGCAAATTCCATTCCAActtaaacccactaaaaccctctTTTTTACTTCCCAAATCCCTTTCCCATAAAAAGTCGCTGTATTTGTCACCAAAGTATGCCACTGCTATTCGTGCTTCCATGATTGAAGCTCCAGTGCTTTGGGCTGGTCGGCTTTGTATTTATTATGCTCTTTTGAAGTCTGGGTTAGCTGGATCTCAGGCTAACCCACTTGTTTCAg GGTTGGAGGAGAATGGTGATAGTGTTGGCGAATCTGGTGATTTGGGTTTCTCTAAGTGGTTGGACAATATACGAGGGAAACCAG ACAAGGAAGCAGCTGACAAAAGAAAGCTGGTCAGCAAATGGCATCCAACCACGAAAGGTACACTTAAAAGGAACTACAGGGTACCTTCCAAATCTGAAGGCCGACGACTACTTAAAGCAGTGGCGTCTCTTCTGTCAGACGATGATCATTTTACTGATGCCACCTCCCACAAG GGTTGCCAGATAAGGAGGGAGAGTGCTCATGGTGAAAGTGTATGCTGTAACAATGTTAGAGCTTTGTTTGATGAGCTTCCGACTCCTCACCTTACAGTCGAAATTACGCCTTTTCCTGCTGGACCTCTCACTGAAATAGATTACATCAAGGCTGAGAAATTGGAAAGGGTTCTAAGGTCTGGACCTTCTGTTTAA
- the LOC108452049 gene encoding uncharacterized protein LOC108452049 encodes MKDRGKAVEVYNGSSSSSDFVCKKHPQLSSNGICAYCLKDRLVKLVCSDCGEQRLSSCSCSEISSNPRSSCTGEVGSVGRVSFLIENESKDQLLKGKINGGGEDKGEDGNFFLKRSNSSCVEIKRKNGLWRLGRLFRKKREKYNGGNVKSVDYNNGVSRSRSLCSFRGGNGGGFFGSDDGSMNFSAARSSSISAARTSSVNGGLLGMDPDRKSGFSEPEPRKSGFDSDKRDSAFVESDVATDIKALRKAGGVFLDNETGFSTANRRVFSLKETYFTGGDDSAFIDLKFEFPSYDTLVEPGGSKSVQKGFASDGVSMFGGGGSCRVSVDERGIKRSRKSFKGWKWIFKNNNPDWSGNRKKGGGDLMVNH; translated from the coding sequence ATGAAAGATAGAGGCAAAGCTGTGGAAGTATATAAcggttcatcatcatcatcagatTTTGTTTGTAAGAAACACCCACAATTGTCTTCGAATGGGATATGTGCTTATTGTCTTAAAGATCGTTTagtgaaattggtttgttctgaTTGCGGTGAACAACGATTGTCTTCATGTTCATGTTCTGAAATCTCTTCTAATCCTCGCAGTTCATGTACTGGTGAAGTAGGCAGCGTTGGTCGTGTTTCGTTCTTAATAGAGAATGAAAGCAAAGACCAGCTTTTGAAGGGGAAAATCAATGGTGGTGGTGAAGATAAAGGTGAAGATggtaatttttttcttaaaagaaGTAACAGTAGCTGTGTTGAGATCAAAAGAAAAAATGGGTTATGGAGATTAGGGAGATTGTTtaggaaaaaaagagagaaatacAATGGTGGGAATGTTAAGAGTGTTGATTATAACAACGGGGTATCAAGGTCTAGATCGTTGTGTAGTTTTAGGGGTGGCAATGGTGGTGGGTTCTTTGGATCGGATGATGGGTCGATGAACTTTTCAGCGGCGAGGAGCTCTTCCATATCGGCGGCGAGGACTTCGAGCGTGAACGGTGGTCTGTTGGGCATGGATCCCGACAGAAAAAGTGGGTTTAGTGAGCCTGAACCGAGGAAAAGTGGGTTCGACAGTGATAAAAGAGACAGTGCTTTCGTGGAATCCGATGTTGCTACTGATATCAAAGCACTGAGAAAAGCTGGTGGTGTGTTCTTGGACAATGAAACTGGTTTCAGTACAGCAAACAGGCGTGTGTTTTCACTTAAAGAAACCTATTTCACTGGTGGGGATGATTCAGCCTTCATTGACTTGAAATTTGAGTTTCCATCATATGATACCCTTGTTGAACCTGGTGGTTCAAAATCAGTCCAAAAGGGGTTTGCAAGTGATGGGGTTAGTATGTTTGGTGGTGGTGGTTCATGTAGGGTTAGTGTGGATGAAAGAGGGATTAAAAGGAGTAGGAAAAGTTTTAAAGGGTGGAAGTGGATTTTTAAGAATAATAATCCAGATTGGAGTGGTAACAGGAAGAAAGGTGGTGGTGATCTTATGGTTAAtcattga